One stretch of Corynebacterium callunae DSM 20147 DNA includes these proteins:
- a CDS encoding HAD family hydrolase, producing the protein MIKAIFWDMDGTMVDSEPQWGIATYELSESMGRRLTPELRELTVGSSLPRTIRLCAEHAGIEVSAADYERYRAAMFARVNELFDETLEPNPGVTDLLREFKAQNMPMVVTTNTERELADRSIAAVGTEFFVDSITGDEVASPKPAPDMYLEAARRVGFEPAECLVFEDSFNGMTGAIAAGCTVIGLHPEDVEPPAGVVALRDLHSSNSFEGVNAEMVQQWFAEIRAAKVNS; encoded by the coding sequence ATGATCAAGGCGATTTTCTGGGATATGGATGGAACAATGGTGGACTCTGAGCCACAGTGGGGGATTGCAACCTACGAGCTCAGCGAATCCATGGGGCGCCGCCTCACCCCTGAGCTCCGAGAGCTCACTGTGGGCTCGAGCCTGCCACGCACCATCCGCCTGTGCGCGGAGCACGCAGGCATCGAGGTCTCAGCCGCCGACTACGAGCGCTACCGCGCTGCGATGTTCGCCCGGGTTAATGAGCTTTTCGACGAAACCCTCGAGCCCAATCCCGGGGTCACGGACCTCTTGCGGGAATTCAAAGCCCAAAATATGCCAATGGTTGTCACCACCAATACCGAGCGTGAACTTGCTGATCGCTCAATTGCTGCAGTGGGCACAGAATTTTTTGTCGATTCCATCACCGGCGATGAAGTAGCTTCGCCAAAACCTGCCCCCGATATGTACCTGGAAGCAGCGCGCCGGGTTGGTTTTGAGCCAGCTGAATGCTTAGTTTTTGAAGATTCTTTTAATGGCATGACTGGCGCTATTGCAGCAGGTTGTACCGTTATTGGCCTGCATCCAGAAGATGTGGAGCCACCTGCAGGCGTGGTAGCACTGCGGGACCTTCATAGTTCTAACTCCTTTGAGGGAGTTAATGCAGAGATGGTGCAGCAGTGGTTTGCAGAAATTCGTGCTGCCAAGGTGAACTCCTAA
- the metH gene encoding methionine synthase, whose translation MSTSAFTPVSTAPSNSEFLEALKNHVLIGDGAMGTQLQGFDLDVESDFLNLEGCNEILNHTRPDVLRQIHRAYFEAGADLVETNTFGCNLPNLADYDIADRCRELAYKGTAVAREVADEMGPGRNGMRRFVVGSLGPGTKLPSLGHAPYADLKGHYKEAALGIIEGGGDAFLIETAQDLLQVKAAVHGVQEAMVELDTYLPIICHVTVETTGTMLMGSEIGAALTALQPLGIDMIGLNCATGPDEMSEHLRYLSKHADIPVSVMPNAGLPVLGKNGAEYPLGAEELAKALAGFVTEYGLSMVGGCCGTTPEHIRAVRDAVVGVPETESNSLHEVPEGPVARGERTIEVEDAVASLYTSVPLSQETGISMIGERTNSNGSKAFREALLAGDWEKCVDIAKQQTRDGAHMLDLCVDYVGRDGTADMAQLASLLATSSTLPIMIDSTEPEVIRTGLEHLGGRSIVNSVNFEDGDGPESRYRRIMAMVKQHGAAVVALTIDEEGQARTAEHKIRIAERLIEDITTNYGLGINDIVVDCLTFPISTGQEETRRDGIETIEAIRELKKRYPDIHTTLGLSNISFGLNPAARQVLNSVFLHECIQAGLDSAIAHSSKILPMNRIDERQREVALDMVYDRRREGYDPLQEFMQLFEGVSAADAKDARAEQLAAMPLFERLSQRIIDGDKKGLHEDLEAGMKEKSPLAIINEDLLNGMKTVGELFGSGQMQLPFVLQSAETMKAAVAYLEPFMEEEAAANGEEKSDGKGRIVLATVKGDVHDIGKNLVDIILSNNGYDVVNLGIKQPLSAMLEAARTHRADAIGMSGLLVKSTVVMKENLQELNNAQAADYPVILGGAALTRTYVENDLSEVYQGDVYYARDAFEGLRLMDEIMAEKRGGGIDPTSPEAIAAAEKKAERKARNERSRRIAAERKANAEPVVVPERSDVSLETPIAAPPFWGTRIIKGLPLAEYLGNLDERALFMGQWGLKATRGAEGPTYEDLVETEGRPRLRYWLDRLKSEGILDHVALVYGYFPAVAEGDEILILESPEPDAPVRMRFKFPRQQRGRFLCIADFIRPREQAIKDGQVDVFPFQLVTMGDPIAQFANQLFEANEYREYLEVHGVGVQLTEALAEYWHSRIRSELKLSDGRTAGDDDPDDKKKFFDLDYRGARFSFGYGSCPDLEDRAKLVELLEPERIGVTLSEELQLHPEQSTDAFVLYHPEAKYFNV comes from the coding sequence ATGTCTACTTCAGCCTTTACCCCAGTCTCAACTGCGCCTTCGAACTCTGAATTTCTCGAAGCCCTAAAGAATCATGTTTTGATCGGCGACGGTGCCATGGGCACCCAATTGCAAGGTTTTGACCTTGATGTTGAAAGCGACTTTCTCAACCTTGAGGGTTGCAATGAAATCCTTAACCACACTCGTCCAGATGTGCTGAGGCAAATCCACCGCGCGTATTTTGAGGCCGGTGCTGACCTCGTAGAAACCAATACCTTTGGATGTAACCTGCCCAACCTGGCAGATTATGACATCGCAGATCGCTGCCGTGAACTTGCCTATAAAGGTACTGCCGTCGCTCGTGAAGTAGCCGATGAAATGGGGCCAGGCCGCAATGGCATGCGTCGCTTTGTAGTGGGTTCCCTGGGACCTGGCACCAAATTGCCTTCCCTGGGACATGCACCTTATGCAGATCTCAAGGGCCACTACAAGGAAGCAGCCTTGGGAATCATTGAAGGTGGCGGAGATGCCTTCCTTATTGAGACCGCACAGGACTTGCTGCAGGTTAAAGCCGCAGTACATGGCGTCCAAGAAGCAATGGTAGAACTAGACACCTACCTGCCAATTATTTGCCACGTCACCGTGGAAACCACCGGCACCATGCTCATGGGCTCAGAGATCGGTGCAGCATTAACTGCACTACAGCCATTGGGCATTGACATGATCGGCCTCAACTGTGCCACCGGCCCAGATGAGATGAGTGAACACCTGCGTTACCTATCCAAGCATGCAGATATTCCTGTTTCTGTTATGCCTAACGCAGGCTTGCCAGTATTAGGTAAAAACGGTGCTGAATATCCGCTTGGGGCTGAAGAATTAGCTAAGGCACTAGCTGGCTTTGTAACTGAATACGGCTTGTCCATGGTTGGTGGCTGCTGTGGTACCACCCCTGAACACATCCGTGCTGTTCGCGACGCTGTTGTTGGTGTGCCCGAAACTGAGAGCAACTCCCTGCACGAGGTTCCGGAAGGACCAGTTGCTCGCGGTGAGCGCACCATTGAGGTCGAAGACGCGGTAGCATCGCTTTATACCTCCGTGCCATTGAGCCAAGAAACCGGTATCTCCATGATCGGTGAGCGCACCAACTCCAATGGTTCCAAAGCCTTCCGCGAGGCATTGCTTGCGGGCGACTGGGAAAAGTGCGTTGATATTGCAAAACAGCAAACCCGCGACGGTGCACACATGCTGGATCTTTGTGTGGACTATGTCGGACGTGACGGCACAGCTGATATGGCGCAGCTAGCATCACTTTTGGCAACTAGCTCTACTTTGCCCATCATGATTGACTCCACTGAACCGGAAGTCATCCGAACAGGCCTGGAACACCTGGGGGGCCGTAGCATCGTTAACTCCGTCAACTTTGAAGATGGTGACGGACCTGAATCTCGTTATCGTCGCATCATGGCAATGGTGAAGCAGCATGGTGCTGCAGTAGTTGCCTTGACCATTGATGAAGAAGGCCAAGCACGAACTGCTGAACACAAAATCCGCATTGCGGAAAGGCTGATCGAAGACATCACCACCAACTATGGCCTTGGCATCAATGACATTGTGGTGGACTGCCTCACCTTCCCAATCTCAACCGGTCAAGAAGAAACCCGGCGCGATGGTATCGAGACCATTGAAGCGATTCGGGAGCTTAAGAAGCGTTATCCAGATATCCACACCACCCTTGGCCTCTCCAATATTTCCTTTGGTCTTAACCCAGCAGCACGCCAGGTGCTGAACTCGGTATTCCTGCATGAGTGCATTCAGGCAGGTCTAGATTCTGCAATTGCGCACAGCTCCAAGATTTTGCCGATGAACCGCATCGACGAGCGCCAGCGCGAAGTTGCTTTGGACATGGTTTATGACCGTCGACGCGAAGGTTATGATCCGCTCCAGGAATTTATGCAGCTTTTTGAAGGTGTTTCTGCCGCCGACGCCAAAGACGCTCGCGCAGAACAACTCGCTGCCATGCCACTATTTGAGCGCCTATCTCAGCGCATTATCGACGGTGACAAAAAGGGCCTGCATGAGGACCTGGAAGCAGGTATGAAGGAAAAGTCTCCATTGGCAATCATCAATGAAGACCTACTCAACGGTATGAAGACCGTGGGCGAGCTATTTGGTTCTGGCCAAATGCAGCTGCCTTTTGTGCTGCAATCTGCGGAAACCATGAAGGCTGCCGTGGCTTATCTTGAGCCTTTTATGGAAGAGGAAGCTGCAGCCAACGGTGAAGAAAAATCCGATGGTAAGGGCCGTATTGTTTTGGCCACCGTTAAGGGCGATGTGCATGACATCGGCAAGAACTTGGTGGACATCATCTTGTCCAACAATGGCTATGACGTGGTGAACTTAGGCATTAAGCAGCCACTATCTGCCATGTTGGAAGCAGCGCGCACCCACCGCGCAGATGCTATCGGTATGTCTGGACTTTTGGTGAAGTCCACTGTGGTGATGAAAGAAAACCTCCAAGAGCTCAACAATGCTCAAGCCGCAGACTATCCCGTCATTCTTGGTGGTGCGGCACTAACTCGCACCTACGTGGAAAATGACCTCTCTGAGGTTTATCAAGGCGATGTTTACTATGCCCGCGACGCCTTTGAAGGCTTGCGTCTCATGGATGAAATCATGGCAGAAAAGAGAGGAGGAGGTATTGATCCGACTTCCCCAGAAGCAATTGCAGCCGCTGAAAAGAAAGCGGAGCGTAAGGCTCGAAATGAGCGCTCACGCAGGATCGCAGCTGAACGTAAAGCCAACGCTGAGCCTGTTGTAGTGCCAGAACGTTCCGATGTTTCCCTCGAGACTCCCATTGCTGCGCCACCATTCTGGGGAACCCGCATTATTAAGGGTCTGCCACTAGCTGAGTACCTCGGAAACCTGGATGAGCGCGCACTCTTTATGGGCCAGTGGGGACTTAAAGCCACCCGCGGTGCAGAAGGTCCTACCTATGAAGACCTGGTGGAAACTGAAGGTCGCCCGCGTTTGCGCTACTGGCTGGATCGCCTGAAGTCCGAGGGAATTTTGGACCACGTTGCGCTGGTTTATGGCTATTTCCCAGCTGTGGCAGAAGGCGATGAGATTCTCATCTTGGAATCCCCAGAACCAGATGCTCCAGTTCGCATGCGCTTTAAATTCCCACGCCAGCAGCGCGGTCGCTTCCTGTGTATCGCAGACTTCATCCGCCCTCGTGAACAGGCCATCAAAGACGGCCAAGTAGATGTTTTCCCATTCCAATTGGTCACCATGGGCGATCCCATTGCTCAATTTGCCAATCAGCTCTTTGAGGCTAATGAATACCGCGAGTACCTTGAGGTTCACGGAGTGGGCGTGCAGCTCACTGAAGCACTGGCCGAATACTGGCACTCACGTATCCGCAGCGAACTAAAACTCAGCGATGGCCGCACCGCCGGGGACGATGATCCAGATGATAAGAAGAAATTCTTTGACCTGGATTACCGAGGCGCACGATTCTCCTTTGGTTATGGCTCCTGCCCGGACCTGGAAGATCGCGCCAAGCTGGTGGAATTGCTGGAACCAGAACGCATTGGTGTCACCTTGTCTGAGGAATTGCAGCTTCACCCAGAGCAATCGACGGACGCCTTTGTGCTCTATCACCCAGAAGCAAAGTACTTCAACGTTTAA